A portion of the Chondrinema litorale genome contains these proteins:
- a CDS encoding enoyl-ACP reductase FabI has product MAYNLLKGKRGIITGALDENSIAWKVALKAKEEGASFTLTNAPIALRMGKINELAAACDTVVIPADATSTEDIEKLYTESIEKLGGKIDFVLHSIGMSPNVRKSKEYGDLNYDWFLKSIDISALSFHKLMQVGEKTDSLNDGGSILGLSYIAAQRTFSHYSDMAQAKAVLESIARSYGERLGKSKKIRVNTISQSPTVTTAGKGIDGFQEFMDFAEMLSPLGNASAEECADYIITLFSDLTRKVTMQNLFHDGGFSSTGFSEDLIAKLKK; this is encoded by the coding sequence ATGGCATACAATTTATTAAAAGGAAAAAGAGGCATAATTACTGGTGCTCTGGATGAAAACTCAATTGCCTGGAAAGTAGCTCTAAAAGCGAAAGAAGAAGGCGCTTCATTTACACTTACCAATGCACCTATTGCTTTGAGAATGGGAAAAATTAATGAGTTGGCAGCAGCTTGCGATACTGTAGTAATTCCCGCAGATGCTACTTCTACCGAAGACATTGAAAAACTATACACCGAATCAATAGAAAAATTAGGTGGAAAAATCGATTTTGTTCTTCACTCAATCGGTATGAGCCCTAACGTACGTAAATCAAAAGAATACGGCGATCTTAACTACGATTGGTTTCTTAAAAGTATAGACATCTCTGCACTTTCTTTTCATAAATTAATGCAGGTAGGCGAAAAAACAGATTCACTTAATGATGGTGGTTCTATTTTGGGGCTATCTTATATTGCTGCTCAGCGTACTTTTTCTCACTACAGCGATATGGCTCAAGCTAAAGCTGTATTAGAATCTATTGCCAGAAGCTACGGTGAAAGATTAGGAAAATCTAAAAAAATAAGAGTAAACACTATTTCTCAATCTCCTACAGTAACTACTGCTGGTAAAGGTATCGATGGGTTCCAAGAGTTTATGGACTTTGCAGAAATGCTATCTCCATTAGGTAATGCTTCTGCAGAAGAATGTGCCGATTACATCATCACACTTTTCTCTGACCTTACAAGAAAGGTTACTATGCAAAACCTTTTCCACGATGGCGGATTCTCTTCTACTGGTTTCTCAGAAGACCTAATTGCAAAATTGAAGAAGTAA
- a CDS encoding 7TM diverse intracellular signaling domain-containing protein, with the protein MSLIKCFLLILGLFLSVSTSFAQTFNTTNLYPEKLNIQAKVHYISDGTEHLSFNEIKAIPPTKWTKLPNGDILNMGYTKDITWIRIDIKNTNPETNNWLFHINYTLLDSLDAYLQKPDRTWKEIHTGRGLPFDSRGEIKSHQFAFRLNLPDSNTYSCFFKVHTKGPLIFPITVKQETAFQQSMMDSHLYYGIYCGALVIMIFYNLFVFITLRDSNYLYYLLSIICTVGIFMTVAGFSFKYLFPESVWWNMYFTRIFMGLVVMATGSFALNFLEIKKYIPWTGYLLKGIMIASIIAIILVVTDIRPSATNSVVSLQTISLLITGILAWRKGNRYARFYVFAWTFYLLGGSLITLRNAGILPVNLFTTHGAEIGSAMEVMLLSLALSDRYRIIKQEKEALQEKNLRIQQKHNEELEKKVQERTIKLSEANEELNQINEELNTTLETVQAQKEQISAQHDNIRKQALQLEEAYSSIQSSINYAKRIQEAKLPQLNNIKKAFPNSFVFFRPRDHVSGDFYWFAEVKGKKLIAAVDCTGHGVPGAFMSMIGSELLNEVVKQRKILQADLILNHLHLGISQTLRQKETANRDGMDMAICIWDEENNTLQYAGAKNPMVYMNEGEMHEIKGDKMPIGGMQNEENCLFTLHEIKIDKPCHIYIYSDGFQDQFGGDEGRKFMSKRFKQLLFKNHELPMEDQHQILSHTFEQWLENENHNELQIDDVLVIGFQVEPVKVLHNS; encoded by the coding sequence ATGTCTTTAATAAAATGCTTTCTGCTTATTCTTGGATTATTTTTAAGTGTGAGTACTAGTTTTGCTCAAACCTTCAATACTACCAACCTATATCCCGAAAAACTCAACATACAGGCAAAAGTACACTACATTAGTGATGGCACTGAGCATCTGTCTTTTAATGAAATAAAAGCTATACCACCCACAAAATGGACTAAGTTACCGAATGGCGATATTCTTAACATGGGCTATACAAAAGATATAACATGGATTAGAATAGATATAAAAAATACAAATCCTGAAACAAACAATTGGCTCTTCCACATTAATTATACTTTACTAGATTCTTTAGATGCTTACCTGCAAAAACCTGATAGAACTTGGAAAGAAATACACACAGGCAGAGGCTTACCTTTTGATTCACGTGGAGAAATAAAAAGTCATCAATTTGCATTTAGACTGAATTTACCTGATAGCAATACTTATAGTTGCTTTTTTAAAGTACACACGAAAGGCCCACTTATTTTTCCAATTACTGTAAAGCAAGAAACAGCTTTTCAGCAAAGCATGATGGATAGCCACCTTTATTATGGCATCTATTGTGGCGCATTGGTAATCATGATCTTTTACAACCTCTTTGTGTTTATCACACTCAGAGATTCAAACTACCTCTACTACCTGCTTTCCATTATCTGTACAGTAGGTATTTTTATGACGGTTGCCGGCTTTAGTTTCAAATACCTATTTCCTGAATCGGTTTGGTGGAATATGTATTTCACTAGAATCTTTATGGGACTTGTGGTAATGGCAACAGGTAGCTTTGCTCTTAACTTTCTGGAAATAAAAAAATACATTCCTTGGACAGGCTACCTACTAAAAGGAATAATGATAGCCTCCATAATTGCAATTATTCTGGTAGTAACCGACATAAGACCATCTGCAACCAACTCGGTAGTTTCACTACAAACTATCTCTCTGCTTATAACAGGTATACTAGCATGGAGAAAGGGAAACCGCTATGCGAGATTCTATGTATTTGCGTGGACTTTCTATTTGCTAGGTGGTTCTCTCATCACTTTACGAAATGCAGGCATATTACCAGTAAACTTATTTACCACACATGGAGCAGAAATAGGTTCTGCTATGGAAGTAATGTTGCTATCTCTGGCATTGAGCGACCGTTACAGAATTATTAAGCAAGAAAAAGAAGCACTACAAGAAAAGAACCTACGCATACAGCAAAAACACAATGAAGAACTAGAAAAAAAGGTACAAGAAAGAACCATTAAACTTTCAGAAGCAAACGAAGAGCTCAACCAGATAAATGAAGAACTGAACACCACATTAGAAACTGTACAAGCTCAAAAGGAACAAATTTCTGCACAACACGACAATATAAGAAAACAAGCTCTCCAACTAGAAGAAGCCTACAGCAGTATACAAAGCAGTATCAACTATGCCAAGCGCATACAAGAAGCCAAACTTCCACAACTCAATAACATCAAAAAAGCATTTCCGAACTCTTTTGTGTTTTTCAGGCCAAGAGACCATGTAAGCGGCGACTTTTATTGGTTTGCAGAAGTAAAAGGCAAAAAACTAATTGCAGCCGTCGATTGTACTGGGCACGGTGTACCCGGTGCTTTTATGAGTATGATTGGCAGCGAGTTATTAAACGAAGTAGTAAAACAGCGCAAAATTCTTCAAGCAGATTTAATTCTAAATCACTTGCATTTGGGCATTAGCCAAACTTTAAGACAAAAAGAAACTGCAAACCGCGATGGTATGGACATGGCTATTTGTATTTGGGATGAAGAAAACAATACGCTACAATATGCCGGAGCCAAAAACCCCATGGTCTATATGAATGAAGGTGAAATGCATGAAATTAAAGGAGACAAAATGCCTATTGGCGGAATGCAGAACGAAGAAAATTGCCTATTCACCCTCCACGAAATTAAAATAGATAAACCTTGCCACATCTATATTTACTCAGATGGTTTTCAAGATCAGTTTGGAGGAGATGAAGGTAGGAAGTTCATGAGCAAACGCTTTAAACAATTGCTATTTAAAAATCATGAACTCCCTATGGAAGACCAACACCAAATACTGTCGCACACTTTTGAGCAATGGCTCGAAAATGAAAATCACAACGAACTTCAAATAGACGATGTATTGGTTATTGGCTTTCAGGTTGAGCCGGTTAAGGTTTTGCACAACTCTTAG
- a CDS encoding YceI family protein: MKKTFLTQLFTACLFIAFTSVGVYAQEVTQAQVTFKIRNAGIGVDGSLGGFKGDIKFDPQSPESSTLEASVDVSTIDTGIGMRDKHLKKDDYFDVEKYPRISMKSTSIKSTGEGSYEGKFDLTIKDQTKEVTIPFTVDVSGNMYSIKGSFEINRQDFGVGGNSLTLSDDLTVSIEVEAEGAAQ, translated from the coding sequence ATGAAAAAAACTTTTTTAACACAGTTATTTACTGCTTGTCTGTTTATCGCTTTTACTTCTGTTGGTGTATATGCACAAGAGGTAACCCAAGCACAAGTTACCTTTAAAATTAGAAATGCAGGTATAGGCGTAGATGGTTCTTTAGGTGGCTTTAAAGGCGATATCAAATTTGATCCGCAAAGTCCTGAATCAAGTACATTGGAAGCAAGTGTAGATGTATCTACCATCGATACAGGCATTGGTATGAGAGATAAACATTTAAAGAAAGATGATTATTTTGATGTAGAAAAGTACCCACGCATCTCAATGAAATCTACTTCTATTAAATCTACTGGTGAAGGTAGTTACGAAGGTAAGTTCGATCTTACAATAAAAGATCAAACCAAAGAAGTTACCATTCCTTTTACTGTAGATGTAAGCGGAAATATGTATTCAATAAAAGGAAGTTTTGAAATAAACCGTCAAGATTTTGGTGTAGGTGGTAATAGCCTAACCCTTTCTGATGATTTAACTGTTTCTATTGAAGTAGAGGCAGAAGGAGCAGCACAATAG
- a CDS encoding peptidyl-tRNA hydrolase: protein MKMYILVKRNVPDRLVPVICAHASLACFKKFEQDEDMQKWMNQVFKKVVCAVNDKEFENAKKEDKHVLLTESALDNQEVCLAFCPREEYSKQFRFFKMWTPS, encoded by the coding sequence ATGAAAATGTACATTCTTGTAAAGCGCAACGTACCTGACAGGCTTGTTCCTGTAATTTGTGCACATGCTTCACTGGCTTGCTTTAAAAAATTTGAACAAGACGAAGACATGCAAAAATGGATGAATCAGGTATTTAAAAAAGTGGTTTGTGCGGTAAATGATAAGGAATTTGAAAACGCCAAAAAAGAAGATAAACACGTTTTACTCACCGAATCTGCACTAGATAACCAAGAAGTATGTCTGGCTTTTTGCCCCAGAGAAGAGTACTCCAAACAATTCCGCTTCTTTAAAATGTGGACCCCCTCCTAA
- a CDS encoding DoxX family protein: MTTLYIMAAIYILAGINHFINPGMYLRITPKWVPMPDKANLFVGVVEILLGALLLFPAYRALAAWGIIALLIAIFPANIYHFQKAQKKGKAIVTIITLIRLPLQGLLIYWAYIYT, from the coding sequence TTGACAACCCTATACATCATGGCTGCTATCTACATACTGGCAGGCATCAATCACTTTATAAACCCGGGCATGTATTTAAGAATTACGCCCAAGTGGGTTCCCATGCCCGACAAAGCCAACCTATTTGTGGGAGTGGTAGAAATACTATTGGGAGCCTTGTTATTATTCCCTGCGTATAGAGCTTTAGCAGCTTGGGGTATTATCGCTTTGCTCATCGCCATTTTCCCTGCAAATATTTACCATTTCCAAAAAGCGCAAAAGAAAGGCAAAGCCATAGTAACAATAATTACTTTAATTCGACTGCCTTTACAGGGATTATTAATTTACTGGGCTTATATTTATACCTAA
- a CDS encoding 3-keto-disaccharide hydrolase produces the protein MKKTLANTLSQTTLFLSFIITLFFSQTSTAQSDSDTGVGVKAPKKAEVIFDGSRKMLDKKWTYWEGPRLSASLPIKWEIVDDPVDGGTAVNTNDPASAGGLYGAADIVTKKKYRDFRLHVEFLIEKKGGNSGVYLQNRYEIQVLDGDKTEHGMGAVINESPSPYASYNGVGKWNAYDIVFRAARFDANGKLVEQPMVTMYFNGEKAHTNQKISQVWGGPNSGLDGGNDGGKGITDRPGGIKLQAEGHDVLYRNIWIKELDLKEADTDF, from the coding sequence ATGAAAAAAACACTGGCAAACACGCTATCTCAAACTACCCTATTTTTATCTTTTATTATCACACTTTTCTTCTCGCAAACCAGTACAGCACAAAGTGATTCCGACACAGGAGTTGGTGTAAAAGCACCTAAAAAAGCCGAAGTTATTTTTGATGGAAGCCGTAAAATGCTCGATAAAAAATGGACTTACTGGGAAGGACCTAGACTCTCAGCTTCGCTTCCTATTAAATGGGAAATTGTAGACGATCCTGTAGATGGAGGTACTGCTGTAAACACAAATGATCCTGCTTCTGCTGGTGGTTTGTATGGTGCAGCCGATATTGTTACTAAAAAGAAATACCGCGATTTTAGGCTACATGTAGAGTTTTTGATAGAAAAAAAGGGAGGTAACAGCGGCGTTTATCTGCAAAACCGCTACGAAATTCAGGTATTAGATGGCGACAAAACTGAACATGGTATGGGTGCTGTAATTAACGAAAGCCCTTCTCCGTATGCATCTTACAATGGTGTAGGCAAATGGAATGCTTACGATATAGTTTTTAGAGCTGCCCGCTTCGATGCAAATGGCAAACTCGTAGAACAACCTATGGTAACTATGTATTTTAATGGTGAGAAAGCACATACCAACCAAAAAATTTCACAAGTGTGGGGCGGCCCTAACTCTGGATTAGATGGTGGCAACGATGGCGGCAAAGGTATTACCGACAGACCCGGCGGCATTAAACTACAAGCCGAAGGACACGATGTACTTTACCGAAATATCTGGATAAAAGAACTCGATCTAAAAGAAGCTGATACTGATTTTTAG
- a CDS encoding L,D-transpeptidase family protein, producing MLTSLVFAFPWLIWFSMFGTLVNDSFKKEQKRYPRVRTAYAEQEQRMLEVLATKSVRAEELEIYIRAFKADKKLELWGKNRTDTSFKLLKVFEVCQTSGKLGPKRMQGDLQIPEGFYHIDRFNPYSTFYLSLGINYPNQSDRILGRQGNLGGDIFIHGSCVTIGCLPIQDDPIKALYLYCIEAKNNGQQNIPVTIFPTELTTENYNALKEQFASETANLALWEALKKDYDLFNQSQQLSNITFLSDGKHRVCTDN from the coding sequence ATGCTTACCTCTCTCGTTTTTGCATTTCCATGGCTCATCTGGTTTTCTATGTTCGGTACTTTGGTGAATGACTCTTTTAAGAAAGAGCAGAAGCGATACCCAAGAGTAAGAACTGCTTATGCGGAGCAAGAACAAAGAATGTTAGAAGTACTGGCAACAAAGTCTGTACGAGCAGAAGAGTTAGAGATTTATATCAGAGCTTTTAAAGCCGATAAAAAATTAGAATTGTGGGGCAAAAACCGAACAGATACAAGCTTTAAATTATTAAAAGTATTTGAAGTTTGCCAAACCTCTGGCAAGTTGGGGCCTAAACGCATGCAAGGCGATTTACAAATCCCTGAAGGCTTTTACCACATCGATCGATTTAATCCTTATAGTACATTTTATCTTTCACTGGGCATTAACTACCCCAACCAATCCGACAGAATACTTGGTAGACAAGGCAATTTGGGAGGAGATATTTTTATTCATGGCTCATGCGTAACTATTGGCTGTTTGCCTATTCAAGATGACCCAATAAAAGCTTTGTATCTGTATTGCATAGAGGCCAAAAACAATGGGCAACAAAACATACCTGTTACCATTTTCCCAACTGAGCTTACTACAGAAAACTATAATGCTCTTAAAGAACAGTTTGCCTCAGAAACAGCAAACCTAGCATTATGGGAAGCCCTCAAAAAAGACTACGATTTGTTTAATCAAAGTCAGCAACTTTCTAATATCACTTTTCTATCGGATGGCAAGCATCGCGTATGTACAGATAACTAA
- a CDS encoding LexA family protein, translating to MLNIIDPEEVVLLLPEINQKQVVPLYGCYVQAGFPSPADDFLEKKIDLNEFLIQNKSSTFLVRVSGESMSGVGIYEGNILIVDRSVTPKHNQIVVGSLNGEFTVKRLIKEGKRIILQPENPDYKPIEITKESNLKIWGVVTFAIQNF from the coding sequence ATGTTAAACATAATCGACCCTGAAGAGGTAGTTTTACTTTTACCAGAAATTAATCAGAAGCAAGTTGTCCCATTATATGGATGTTATGTGCAGGCGGGTTTTCCTTCTCCAGCAGACGACTTTCTTGAAAAGAAAATAGATTTAAACGAGTTTCTCATTCAAAATAAATCCTCTACTTTTTTAGTAAGAGTATCGGGTGAATCGATGTCTGGCGTGGGAATTTACGAAGGTAATATCTTGATTGTAGATCGGTCGGTAACACCAAAGCACAACCAGATTGTAGTGGGTAGCCTTAATGGAGAATTTACTGTAAAGAGATTAATTAAAGAAGGCAAACGCATTATTCTACAACCAGAAAACCCCGATTATAAACCCATTGAAATAACCAAGGAAAGCAACTTAAAAATTTGGGGCGTAGTCACATTTGCCATACAAAATTTCTGA
- a CDS encoding ISAs1 family transposase: protein MPTPSSHLSSLLPKLSNIEDFRMERNQLYPLNEILFLTVSAVISGCRYWEEIADFGEEKLTWLRKYLPFLQGTPSHDTLNRVFSHLDYTSFEHCFIDWVTEGLLLKEGTVINFDGKKLSRSATKKEQQLPGNQGGKGAVHLVEAWCSELQICLGQYYTDDKSNEIVSIPALIDLLELKGTVITIDAIGCQKKITEKIVKQEADYVIGLKANQKKLLHKVESCFGHSELKAVDSWDKGHGRIECRSCRVLPAHLIGEECLQGWTGLSTIIEISSYREVVASGKVSREHRYYMSSLQGTPERFNQIIRGHWTIENQLHWSLDVQFGEDFSTKRKDNAARNFGAVLRIATSLLKSNKDTVSLNRKMLKAARSDEYRETIIRL, encoded by the coding sequence ATGCCTACTCCGAGCAGTCACCTATCGTCTTTATTACCAAAGCTATCTAATATTGAAGATTTCCGCATGGAACGCAACCAATTATATCCACTTAACGAAATACTATTTCTTACAGTTAGTGCGGTAATAAGTGGATGTAGATATTGGGAAGAGATAGCCGATTTTGGAGAGGAAAAATTAACATGGCTTCGTAAATATCTACCCTTTTTGCAGGGAACACCTTCGCATGACACCCTTAATCGTGTATTTTCTCATTTAGATTATACATCATTTGAGCACTGCTTTATCGACTGGGTTACAGAAGGTTTACTACTAAAAGAAGGAACAGTTATCAACTTCGATGGAAAAAAACTATCCCGTAGTGCTACTAAGAAAGAACAGCAACTACCTGGTAATCAAGGAGGTAAAGGTGCAGTACATTTAGTAGAGGCTTGGTGTAGTGAACTACAAATATGTTTAGGACAATATTATACAGATGATAAATCTAACGAGATAGTCAGTATCCCTGCTTTAATAGATTTGCTAGAGTTAAAGGGAACAGTTATCACCATTGATGCGATTGGATGCCAAAAAAAGATTACAGAGAAGATAGTTAAACAGGAAGCAGATTACGTGATAGGCTTAAAAGCTAATCAAAAGAAGTTACTTCATAAAGTGGAATCCTGTTTTGGTCACTCTGAGTTGAAAGCTGTGGATAGTTGGGATAAAGGACATGGACGGATAGAATGCCGTTCGTGTCGAGTATTACCTGCTCATCTTATAGGAGAAGAGTGCTTACAAGGTTGGACAGGATTAAGTACTATTATCGAAATATCCTCTTATAGAGAAGTAGTAGCTTCAGGTAAAGTAAGTCGTGAGCATAGATATTACATGAGTAGTTTACAGGGTACACCTGAACGGTTTAATCAAATTATTAGAGGACATTGGACGATAGAAAATCAATTACATTGGTCACTAGATGTACAATTTGGTGAAGATTTTAGTACCAAGAGAAAGGATAATGCTGCACGAAACTTTGGTGCTGTTCTCAGAATTGCTACCAGTTTGTTAAAATCTAATAAAGATACAGTTAGTCTCAATAGAAAAATGCTCAAAGCAGCTCGCTCTGATGAGTATAGAGAAACCATTATTAGATTATAA
- a CDS encoding Y-family DNA polymerase, producing the protein MVVLSNNDGCIIARSPEAKALGVRMGEPYFKRKQFFTKNKIVVFSANFTLYGDFSDRVMQVLSTFTPDIEVYSIDESFLDLHGFFDLEAYGKQIKETVYQYVGIPVGVGIASTKTLAKLANYVAKKQSEYNGCCFLKDMETTDRICGNIPIAEVWGIGHRYATMLGRHRVNTVADFKALSEKWVYKQMTVTGLRTHRELHGKPSISMEDAVPPKKAICTSRSFGKSLETFEEIEEALCTFGANAARKLRRQKGCTSIISVFLETNPFQFGTPQYNNSQTIHLPCPTDSTLVINQYACYALKKIFRKGYYYKKTGITLTDFTPRQEQQLDLFSTFSSPKHRKIMDACDKLTEKYGIRIVKTAREGTQEPFKMRQNNLSQRYTTRISELLVIKI; encoded by the coding sequence GTGGTAGTACTCTCCAATAACGATGGTTGCATTATAGCTCGTTCTCCCGAAGCCAAAGCATTGGGTGTCAGAATGGGAGAACCCTACTTTAAGCGAAAACAATTCTTTACCAAAAATAAGATTGTTGTATTTTCTGCCAATTTTACGCTGTATGGCGATTTTTCAGACAGGGTAATGCAGGTATTGAGCACTTTTACACCAGACATAGAAGTGTATTCTATAGATGAATCTTTTCTAGACTTACATGGCTTTTTCGACTTAGAAGCATATGGAAAACAAATTAAAGAAACGGTTTACCAGTATGTGGGAATTCCGGTAGGTGTGGGAATTGCCTCCACCAAAACACTGGCAAAGCTGGCCAACTATGTCGCTAAAAAACAAAGTGAATACAATGGTTGCTGCTTTCTAAAAGACATGGAAACTACAGACAGAATTTGCGGAAATATTCCAATAGCAGAAGTATGGGGAATTGGGCATCGCTATGCAACTATGCTAGGTAGACACAGAGTAAATACAGTCGCTGACTTTAAAGCATTATCTGAAAAATGGGTTTACAAACAAATGACAGTAACTGGCTTACGAACTCACAGAGAGTTACACGGTAAGCCTTCTATTTCGATGGAAGATGCCGTACCACCCAAAAAGGCAATTTGCACCAGTCGCTCCTTTGGCAAATCACTAGAAACCTTCGAAGAAATTGAAGAAGCCCTCTGTACTTTTGGCGCTAATGCAGCCCGCAAACTCCGCAGGCAAAAAGGCTGTACTTCTATTATTTCTGTCTTTTTGGAGACCAACCCTTTTCAGTTTGGTACGCCACAATACAACAACAGCCAAACTATTCATTTACCTTGCCCTACAGATAGCACACTGGTAATTAATCAGTATGCTTGTTATGCGCTAAAGAAGATTTTTAGGAAAGGATATTACTATAAAAAGACTGGGATTACTCTCACCGATTTTACACCACGGCAAGAACAGCAACTAGATTTGTTTAGCACATTTAGCTCACCCAAGCATAGAAAGATAATGGATGCCTGCGACAAGCTCACCGAAAAGTACGGAATTCGTATAGTAAAAACAGCTAGAGAAGGCACACAAGAACCTTTTAAAATGAGGCAAAACAACCTTTCGCAACGCTATACTACGCGCATTTCAGAATTATTAGTGATTAAGATATAG
- a CDS encoding AAA family ATPase, protein MKILILKGLPASGKSTWAKQYCIKNKSWVRVNRDDLRYMRGEYWIPKQEKLINDWENHCVLDALAKGYNVILDATNLNKARNEERVKMYQESFPDLTVEYKWFKADLEECIRRDLQRSNSVGEKAIRKIYERYLAPPVKVYEEDASLEHCVIFDVDGTLAKMGDRGPFQWNRVGEDTLNLPVANLAKTLHKAGKKIVIMTGRDGSCLELTEKWLQQNEISYNAIFIRPAGNFEKDSIIKKQLFEENIRGKYYVDFVVDDRDQVVEMWRKELGLTCFQVDYGDF, encoded by the coding sequence ATGAAAATCCTGATTTTGAAAGGACTGCCGGCAAGTGGGAAATCGACCTGGGCAAAACAGTATTGTATTAAAAATAAGAGTTGGGTGAGGGTAAACCGCGACGATTTGCGCTACATGCGTGGCGAATACTGGATTCCTAAGCAGGAAAAACTCATTAACGATTGGGAAAATCACTGTGTGTTAGATGCGCTGGCAAAGGGTTATAATGTAATACTGGACGCAACGAATCTGAATAAGGCTAGAAATGAAGAGCGCGTAAAAATGTACCAAGAGTCATTTCCAGACCTTACTGTAGAATACAAATGGTTTAAGGCTGATTTAGAAGAATGCATTCGTCGCGATTTGCAGCGTAGTAATTCAGTAGGAGAGAAAGCCATTAGAAAAATATACGAGCGCTATTTAGCTCCACCAGTTAAAGTCTATGAAGAAGATGCTTCTTTAGAGCACTGTGTAATTTTTGATGTTGATGGCACTCTAGCAAAAATGGGCGATCGTGGGCCTTTTCAGTGGAACCGAGTAGGTGAAGACACATTGAATTTGCCTGTAGCTAATCTGGCAAAAACTTTACACAAGGCAGGTAAAAAAATTGTGATCATGACGGGTAGAGATGGCAGTTGTCTCGAACTTACCGAAAAGTGGTTGCAGCAAAATGAGATTAGTTACAATGCTATTTTTATAAGGCCAGCAGGTAATTTTGAGAAAGATTCAATAATTAAAAAGCAGTTATTCGAAGAAAACATCAGGGGTAAATACTATGTGGATTTTGTGGTAGACGATCGTGATCAAGTAGTAGAAATGTGGCGTAAAGAATTAGGGCTTACTTGTTTTCAAGTGGATTATGGTGATTTTTGA
- a CDS encoding RNA ligase: protein MTMLKELRKLEEEGKVTLKANTQDSLFIANYTPVVQYERSWDELLMQCRGLIVSECGEVVARPFRKFFNIEEHQPEELPDEPFEVYDKLDGSLGIMYFEEGNPAIATRGSFMSDQAIKASAWLHTKYKAYLPSFQEHLTYLFEIIYPENRIVVNYGKEEKLVLLAIIDTATGEDLPIEEFDFPHKVKKYDGVKEISDIRKFENDLKEGFVVKYQSGFRVKVKFSEYVRLHRIITQVSNKTVWEYLKEGKPFDDLLDRVPDEFYQWVRATKEKLEQEFSEIEEEAIDTYRDDFPSKKAFALWAQEQEYSHLLFCLANGKDMAPAIWRMIKPKYEKPFTEEVQ, encoded by the coding sequence ATGACGATGCTTAAAGAACTTAGAAAACTGGAAGAAGAAGGAAAAGTTACATTAAAGGCAAATACACAAGATAGTTTGTTTATTGCCAATTATACACCTGTTGTACAGTATGAGCGCTCATGGGATGAGTTGCTAATGCAATGCCGTGGTTTAATTGTAAGTGAGTGTGGTGAGGTAGTGGCGAGGCCTTTTAGGAAGTTTTTTAACATAGAGGAGCATCAGCCAGAAGAATTACCAGATGAGCCTTTTGAGGTGTACGACAAACTCGATGGCAGTTTGGGTATTATGTATTTTGAAGAAGGCAACCCGGCAATTGCTACCAGAGGTTCTTTTATGTCTGATCAGGCGATTAAAGCAAGTGCTTGGCTACATACTAAATATAAAGCATATCTGCCCTCATTTCAAGAGCATCTTACTTATTTATTCGAAATTATTTACCCCGAAAACCGCATTGTGGTTAACTACGGCAAAGAAGAAAAGCTAGTGCTTTTGGCCATTATTGATACAGCTACGGGCGAAGATTTACCTATTGAAGAGTTTGATTTTCCGCACAAAGTAAAAAAATACGATGGGGTTAAGGAGATAAGCGATATAAGAAAGTTTGAAAATGACTTGAAGGAAGGCTTTGTGGTGAAATATCAATCGGGTTTTAGAGTAAAGGTAAAGTTTAGCGAGTATGTGCGCCTGCATAGAATTATTACCCAAGTTTCTAATAAAACTGTGTGGGAATATTTGAAAGAGGGTAAACCATTTGACGATTTGCTCGATCGTGTGCCAGATGAATTTTACCAATGGGTAAGAGCTACAAAAGAAAAGCTGGAGCAGGAGTTTAGTGAAATTGAAGAAGAAGCCATAGATACTTATCGTGATGATTTTCCTTCTAAAAAAGCTTTTGCACTTTGGGCACAAGAGCAGGAATATAGCCATTTATTGTTTTGTTTAGCTAATGGGAAAGACATGGCACCAGCTATCTGGCGAATGATTAAACCCAAATACGAGAAGCCTTTTACAGAAGAAGTGCAATGA